In the genome of Candidatus Desulfofervidus auxilii, the window CACTTATCTTTTTCGCTATCGTCTGTTTCATTTTCTTCCATCATCTATTGCAGTTGTTAGTTAAATAAATTTTATTGAGACTTGCTCTTTTTCCAACGTGGATGTGTAATACCATATTTATGTATTTTATAATGTATTGCCCTTTTACTAATACCTAATAATTCAGCTGCTTTTTTCTGAATCCAATTGGTTTTTTCCAATGCTTGAATAATTAATTCTTTTTCTGCCTCTTTTAATTTAATTCCTTTTTTGACAAGAGAAGGAAAAGGTTCATATTCAAGCGCTAAATCTTCAGCATGTATGATATTTCCTTCTGCCATTAATACAGCCCTTTCTATAACATTTTCTAATTCCCTCACATTTCCTGGCCAATGATAATCTAAAATAATTTTTTTAGCCTTTTCAGAAAATCCTTTAATTTGTTTATTTAACTCAAAATTGAATCTTTTTAAGAAAAAATGAGCTAATGGCAAAATATCTTCTCTCCGTTCTCTTAATGGTGGTAAATGAATATGAACAACATTAATTCTGTAATATAAATCTTCTCTAAATTTCCCTTCTTCTATTAAGCTTTTTAAATCTTTATTAGTAGCAGCTAATATTCTTACATCCACCTTTATTACTTGATCCCCACCTAAACGTTCAAATTCTTTTTCTTGTAACACTCTCAGAATTTTTGCCTGTATAGATAAACTCATATCTCCTATTTCATCCAAAAAAATTGTTCCACCATTTGCCTGTTCAAATCTACCAATCCTCCTTTTATAAGCCCCAGTAAATGCTCCTTTTTCATGTCCAAATAATTCGCTTTCTAAAAGAGTTTCTGGTAAAGATGCACAATTCACTTTAATAAAAGCCCTTTTTCTCCTAGAACTATTGAAATGAATAGCACCAGCAATAACTTCCTTACCAGTGCCTGTTTCTCCTGTTATTAAAACAGTTGTGTCAAAAGGACAAATCTTTTTTACAAGAGAAATAATCTTTTTCATTTGAGGGCTTTCAGCAACAATACGATCCAAGTCATATATATATTTCTGTGTATGGCGAAGATAATCTATTTCTGCTCCAAATAAGGAACATTCATCTATACAAATACGCTCAACCGTATTAACTACATCTGTTAAAGAAGGAGCTTCAAAAACATAAGGTTCTTTCCATTGTGAAGGCTTTTTACTGACAATGATATAAGGGGGAGGTATTTGTTGATTAATTGCTTTTAAAAAAGAAGATTGATTCTTTTCTAATATATCAAAATCAATCACAATAAAATCTACATTAAATTCTGTAAGTTTGTCTATAGCCTCTTTTATCTCATTAGCTTCTTCCACACGATGCCCCTTTTCTTCTAATTTTTCCATAAGAAATATGCGCTCTCTTTTATCTTTTTTAACAATTAATACAAGACTCATAATAAAACCTTTAACACACTGACTTTACCATTTCAAGTTAAACTGTTTTGTGACTTGACCGTTTAAATATGTCAAGTTAATATTCATTGAGTTTTTTTCAAATGAAAGTGACTATCTTTAAAAGACTTGTTATCAGTTATCTAGTAATCATCCTTTTGATTATATTTTTGGGAGTATATACTACATTAAGACTCAATCAACTTAATCAAATTATAAATTATATGATTTCTGTGGATAGCGTTACTATAAAGCTTACAGAAGAATTAGCAGATGCTATACTTACTCAGGTTGGTTTTGAAGAAAAATATTTAATTTCTAAAGATAAAGATTTTTATCAACGTTTTTGGGAAATTAGAGATTATATATCTAAAAATATAAGAAAATTAAGATACATAGCTGATACAACCAAAAAAAGAAAATTAGTTAAAGAAATTAAAAAAGTGTATGATTCTTATCTTTTTTTATTTAAAGATGCCTTATATGATTCAAATAAAGAAGAATATCAATTGAGAAAACAAAAAATAATTAGCGAAATCAGCCAAAAATTGAAAGAAATAGCTAATATTGCTAGATTAGATAGAGATAAAAAAATGCAAATGGCTAGCGATATAAGTCTTCAAGTCATTAAAGTAACAACAATAACTGCAGCTATTGGTTTAATTATGGTAATCTTAATTTCATTTTTTAATACAAGGAATATAAATCGTCCTATTTTGCTTTTAAAAGAAAAAACAAAGGAAGTAGCTAGAGGGAAATTTGGTTCACCATTAAATATTTCTTCACCACCAGAAATAAAAGAATTGACCAATTCATTTAACACTATGTGTGAACGTTTAAAAGAATTGGATGAAATGAAAAAGGATTTTATTAGCCACTTATCTCATGAATTGCGCACCCCTTTAACGGCTATAAAAGAAGCATCTAATATGTTGCTTGAAGGTGTTTTTAAAGATATGCCAGAAAAACAATATGAGCTTTTTTCAATTATAAAAGAAGAATGTGAAAGATTGATAAATTCAGTTAATAGAATTCTTGATCTTTCTCGTATGGAAGCTGGTATGATGACTTATAATTTTAAAACAGCTAGTATTATTCCTATTATTCAAAAAAGTGTTACAAAGTTAATTCCTCTTGCTCAAAAGAAAAAAATTGACATTGAATTAAACCTATCAGATAAAATATCTTTGACAAAAATAGATGAAGAAAAAATAGCTCAAGTTATAGAAAACTTATTAGACAATGCATTAAAATTTACTTTAGAAGGAGGTAAGGTTATTATTACAGCAATGGAAAATGAGAAAGGGATGATAGAAGTATCTGTTGCTGATACTGGTTGTGGTATTCCTAAAGATGATTTGGAAAAAGTTTTTGATAAATTTAAACGAATAGAAAGCGGTTGGGTGGCGGTAAGAGGAACAGGTCTTGGTCTTTCTATCGCCAAGCACATTATAACCGCTCATGGGGGACAAATATGGGTAAAAAGCGAACCAGGCAAAGGAAGTGTTTTTTATTTTACTTTACCTGTATCTTAATGATTTTTTTCTTTGATTCATGTACTTTAAAAAAAGAATATCCAAAATTGCCACAAGAAAATATTGAGTTAATTCAGGCAAAAAAGTTTATGATAAATGGAAATTATAAAGCTGCATTAGAAAAAAATCAAAAGATTTTAAGAACATATCCTGAAATAAAGGATGAAGCCCTTTTTCAAATAGGCTTGATTTATGCTCATCCTAAAAATCCAGATAAAAATTATGAAAAGTCTTTAAAATATTTTCAAGAAATTATTAAAAAGTTTCCTAAAAGCCATTTGAAAAATCAAGCTAAAATATGGATTCTAGTTTTGCAAGATATTATAAAGAAGGATAAAAAAATTAAAGAACAAAATGAAAAAATTAAAATTTTAATGCAAAAAATTTTCAAATTAGAAAAAGAAAGTAAAATAAAAGATGAAAAAATAAAAGATTTAAAAAAGCAGATAGAAAAATTAAAAGAAATAGATCTAACTATTGAAGAGAAAAAGAGGAAGTCTTTGCCATAGAGAGGTAAGGGATGGATAAAATATTAGTGGTGGATGATGACTTAAATATCCTTAGAGTTTTGAAAATGAGGTTAGAAGCTGAGGGTTATTCAGTGACTACTGTTGCTGAAGTTCATGAAGCGATAGAGCTGGTAAAGGAAGAAGAATTTGATTTAGCTTTAGTAGACTTAAAACTTACAAAGAAAAATGGGATTGAGCTTATGGAAGATTTACATCGCATACAACCTGAAATGCCTGTTATTATCCTTACTGCCTATGGTACGATTGAAAGTGCTGTAGAAGCTATGAGAAAAGGAGCTTATAGCTATTTGACAAAACCTTTTGACCCACGCGAGCTTCTTTTACAGATAAAAAATGGAATTGAAAAATCAAGGCTTTCAAAAGAAGTTAGAAGACTAAAGGATATAGTTAAGGAGAGATATGAATTTGAAAATATTGTTGGTGAAAGTGAAAAAATGAAAAAAGTATTAGAATTAGTGTCACGAGCAGCAGAAACAGATTCCAATGTTTATATTCAAGGTGAAAGTGGCACAGGGAAGGAATTAATTGCTAAGGCATTGCATCTGGCTAGCTCAAGAAAAGATGGCCCTTTTGTAGCGATTAATTGTGCAGCCATTCCTGAAACTCTTTTAGAAAGTGAACTATTTGGTTTTAGAAAAGGAGCTTTTACAGGTGCTTTTTACAGTAAAAAAGGAATTTTTGCTCAAGCTCATGGAGGAACAATTTTTTTAGATGAAATATCTGAAATGTCTTTATCTATGCAGGCAAAATTGCTGCGAGTAATAGAGGAAAAAGAATTTTATCCTGTAGGTTCAGAAAAGCCTATAAAAGTAGATGTAAGAATAATTGCTGCTTCAAATAAGGATCTTGAAAAAGAAGTACAAAAAGGGAATTTCCGTAAAGATCTTTTTTATCGTATTTATGTTATTCCCATTAAACTTCCTCCTTTAAGAGAAAGAAAAGAAGATATTCCTCTTTTAGCAAAACATTTTTTAAAAAAATTTTCGCAAAAAATGAAAAAAAATATAAAGGGGTTTTCACCAGGCGCACTTCAAAAAATGATGCTTTATTCTTGGCCAGGAAATGTTAGAGAATTGGAAAATGTTGTAGAATGTGCGGTAGCTATGACTACTCAAGATATAATTACTGAGGATTTAATTCTTCCAACAGAGCCAATAAAAGAGACTACTTTAAAGCCATTAAAAGAGGCAAAAGATGAATTTGAAAGAAAATATATTATTCAACTCATGGAAATTACTCAAGGGAATGTAACACAAGCAGCAAAATTAGCCAGAAAATATAGGGCAGACCTTTATAAACTTCTAGAAAAATACAACATAAATCCAGAGGATTTTAGAAAAAAAGGTTAATTTTTAAATATTTTTAAGCATTTTGCATTAAAAAATAATCATAATAAAAACTTATCAACCATTTATTTTCTTCAGGAAAATCTAATTTTTTTAAATTTTTAAAAAGTTCTTTTACAATAGGAAATTTCAATCCTACTGCTGGAAATGCTTGTCCTATTCTTTTTAAAAGCCAAGTTTTATCTAATGGTTTATGACAACCACCTGCAATAATTTCTCTTTCTTTTGGAGTAAGCAATGCCCATATTTGCTCTTTTGTCATCTCTTCACAAAACATCACCGCCTCCTAATTTTATATAAGCAATAACTATGCCAAAATCAAGTCCCGAATATCTTTATAAAAATTTCTTACCAATCAAAAACAATTGAAAAGCTTTTCCTTCAAAAGAGAAAACATTTTCCTATGGGGTCAGGTCTTGCAATATAACAATTAATTTGATAGATTGATTTTGATGGCAAGGCCTTTACGCATAGAATTTCCTGGAGCTGTTTATCATATCACTTCAAGAGGCAATGCAAAACAGGCAATTTTTCTGGATGATAAGGACAGAACTAATTTTCTTGAAGTTTTAGACTCAGTAGTCAAACGATTTAATTGGCTTTGCCATGCTTATTGTCTGATGGACAATCATTATCATTTACTTATTGAAACACCCGAAGGAAATCTATGTAAAGGAATGAGACAGCTTAATGGGGTTTATACTCAAAAATTTAATAAAAGACATAACAGGGTTGGACATCTTTTTCAAGGAAGATACAAAGCAATATTAGTTGAGAAAGAAAGCTATCTTTTAACCTTATGTCGATATGTAGTTTTAAATCCTGTAAGGGCAGGTTTGGTAAAACATCCAAGGGAATGGCAATGGAGCAGTTATAGGGCTACTGCTGGCGAAGAAAAAGCTTTTTCTTTTTTAACAATTGATTGGATACTTTCCCAATTTGACAGCCATAAGAAAATAGCAAGGAAGCAATATAAGCAATTTGTATTAAATGGAATAGGGGAGAAATTTCCTTGGGATATGGTTAAAGGGCAATTACTATTAGGTAATGAAAATTTTATTAA includes:
- a CDS encoding sigma-54 dependent transcriptional regulator — translated: MSLVLIVKKDKRERIFLMEKLEEKGHRVEEANEIKEAIDKLTEFNVDFIVIDFDILEKNQSSFLKAINQQIPPPYIIVSKKPSQWKEPYVFEAPSLTDVVNTVERICIDECSLFGAEIDYLRHTQKYIYDLDRIVAESPQMKKIISLVKKICPFDTTVLITGETGTGKEVIAGAIHFNSSRRKRAFIKVNCASLPETLLESELFGHEKGAFTGAYKRRIGRFEQANGGTIFLDEIGDMSLSIQAKILRVLQEKEFERLGGDQVIKVDVRILAATNKDLKSLIEEGKFREDLYYRINVVHIHLPPLRERREDILPLAHFFLKRFNFELNKQIKGFSEKAKKIILDYHWPGNVRELENVIERAVLMAEGNIIHAEDLALEYEPFPSLVKKGIKLKEAEKELIIQALEKTNWIQKKAAELLGISKRAIHYKIHKYGITHPRWKKSKSQ
- a CDS encoding HAMP domain-containing histidine kinase, which gives rise to MKVTIFKRLVISYLVIILLIIFLGVYTTLRLNQLNQIINYMISVDSVTIKLTEELADAILTQVGFEEKYLISKDKDFYQRFWEIRDYISKNIRKLRYIADTTKKRKLVKEIKKVYDSYLFLFKDALYDSNKEEYQLRKQKIISEISQKLKEIANIARLDRDKKMQMASDISLQVIKVTTITAAIGLIMVILISFFNTRNINRPILLLKEKTKEVARGKFGSPLNISSPPEIKELTNSFNTMCERLKELDEMKKDFISHLSHELRTPLTAIKEASNMLLEGVFKDMPEKQYELFSIIKEECERLINSVNRILDLSRMEAGMMTYNFKTASIIPIIQKSVTKLIPLAQKKKIDIELNLSDKISLTKIDEEKIAQVIENLLDNALKFTLEGGKVIITAMENEKGMIEVSVADTGCGIPKDDLEKVFDKFKRIESGWVAVRGTGLGLSIAKHIITAHGGQIWVKSEPGKGSVFYFTLPVS
- a CDS encoding tetratricopeptide repeat protein, with product MIFFFDSCTLKKEYPKLPQENIELIQAKKFMINGNYKAALEKNQKILRTYPEIKDEALFQIGLIYAHPKNPDKNYEKSLKYFQEIIKKFPKSHLKNQAKIWILVLQDIIKKDKKIKEQNEKIKILMQKIFKLEKESKIKDEKIKDLKKQIEKLKEIDLTIEEKKRKSLP
- a CDS encoding sigma-54 dependent transcriptional regulator yields the protein MDKILVVDDDLNILRVLKMRLEAEGYSVTTVAEVHEAIELVKEEEFDLALVDLKLTKKNGIELMEDLHRIQPEMPVIILTAYGTIESAVEAMRKGAYSYLTKPFDPRELLLQIKNGIEKSRLSKEVRRLKDIVKERYEFENIVGESEKMKKVLELVSRAAETDSNVYIQGESGTGKELIAKALHLASSRKDGPFVAINCAAIPETLLESELFGFRKGAFTGAFYSKKGIFAQAHGGTIFLDEISEMSLSMQAKLLRVIEEKEFYPVGSEKPIKVDVRIIAASNKDLEKEVQKGNFRKDLFYRIYVIPIKLPPLRERKEDIPLLAKHFLKKFSQKMKKNIKGFSPGALQKMMLYSWPGNVRELENVVECAVAMTTQDIITEDLILPTEPIKETTLKPLKEAKDEFERKYIIQLMEITQGNVTQAAKLARKYRADLYKLLEKYNINPEDFRKKG
- a CDS encoding transposase, which produces MARPLRIEFPGAVYHITSRGNAKQAIFLDDKDRTNFLEVLDSVVKRFNWLCHAYCLMDNHYHLLIETPEGNLCKGMRQLNGVYTQKFNKRHNRVGHLFQGRYKAILVEKESYLLTLCRYVVLNPVRAGLVKHPREWQWSSYRATAGEEKAFSFLTIDWILSQFDSHKKIARKQYKQFVLNGIGEKFPWDMVKGQLLLGNENFIKKFNELLKDKEKIKEIPRIQRYAARPSLNELFMNKKIMDKKLKDEIIYLAHIHYGYTLKKIAEYLNVHYATVSRVIKRIEGKSKK